The Oscillatoria sp. FACHB-1406 genome segment TTTATCCCAACTCGATCTTAAAGTAACTAACGCTTTAATGCCAAAGTTAAACCGTCCGCGATCGGCACTAAACTGAGGGTAATGCGTTCGTCTCCATGCAACTTTTCATTTAAGGCGCGAATCGATCGCGTTTGATTGTCCTGTACTTCTAGATCGGCAACGCTGCCATTCCACAAAACATTATCGATCGCGATAACTCCGCCCCGACGCACTAACTTTAAAGCGCGATCGTAATAATTCTCGTAATTGCCCTTATCCGCATCGATGAAGGCAAAATCAAACGTTTCCGCCTCGCCATTTTCCAAAAGATTATCTAGGGTTTCTAAAGCAGGAGCAATGCGAAGATCGATCTTATCGGCTACGCCTGCTTGCTGCCAGTAGCGGCGAGCCATCTCGGTATATTCTTCGCTGATATCGCAAGCAATAACTTTACCGTCTGGCGGCAATGCAGCGGCAACAACTAAGGAACTATATCCGGTAAAGACTCCTACTTCTA includes the following:
- a CDS encoding class I SAM-dependent methyltransferase; amino-acid sequence: MTKKTLGLEPQLQDYLLATSLRESETLKQLREETANHPRATMQIAPEQGQFMALLVQLIGAKKTLEVGVFTGYSSLVVAAALPPDGKVIACDISEEYTEMARRYWQQAGVADKIDLRIAPALETLDNLLENGEAETFDFAFIDADKGNYENYYDRALKLVRRGGVIAIDNVLWNGSVADLEVQDNQTRSIRALNEKLHGDERITLSLVPIADGLTLALKR